The following are encoded together in the Nisaea sediminum genome:
- the gcvP gene encoding aminomethyl-transferring glycine dehydrogenase, translated as MSAMTDNRLAFAEQEESDEFIRRHIGPSTEEQAVMLKALGYESLDALIDDAIPPKIRSKDPLALPPAQTESAVLQKLRQYANNNVLNRSLIGMGYYGTRVPAVIQRNILENPAWYTAYTPYQPEISQGRLEMLLNFQTMIADLTGLEIANASLLDEGTAAAEAMAFCQKASKNKGMVFFASENCHPQTIDVLKTRAEPIGVSVVVGNVNDGLPEDAFAVLLQYPDTYGAVADYATVVEKAHAQGALAVVAADLLALTQLTPPGEFGADVAIGTSQRFGVPLGFGGPHAAYFATKDEYKRSIPGRIVGVSVDRNGDKAYRLALQTREQHIRREKATSNICTAQVLLAVMAAAYACYHGPDGLRKIGRRVHRRTAILAQGLRDLGYKIAHDSFFDTILVETDDWTGSVVEAARIEGVNLRIFEDNKVGISLDETCTRELVERLWAMMAFDSMKELTYEEVSGRTPDALPEKLLRKSDFLTHPAFNTYHSETEMLRYLRRLADKDVALDRSMIPLGSCTMKLNATTEMIPVTWAAFSDIHPFAPRDQVEGYHQMISELERMLAEITGYAAVSLQPNAGSQGEYAGLLAIRAYHESRGDSGRNICLIPSSAHGTNPASAAMAGMKVVVVKCDENGNVDMEDLKAKAEQHSASLAALMVTYPSTHGVFEETITEICDLIHEHGGQVYMDGANLNAMVGVCKPGKFGSDVSHLNLHKTFCIPHGGGGPGVGPIGVGAHLAPFLPGHRTLGAPESAIGPVSAAPYGSAGILPISWSYIELMGANGLRSATEVAILSANYVARRLEEHYPVLYKGKKGLVAHECIIDLRPLKDATGVTVEDVAKRLMDYGFHAPTMSFPVAGTLMIEPTESEPLSELERFCEAMIAIRGEIREIEEGKLTHEESPLAFAPHTASDLLADDWDRKYSRERGAFPVKSLREAKYWPPVARIDQAYGDKNLICSCPPLEAYQDAAE; from the coding sequence ATGAGCGCGATGACGGACAACAGACTGGCTTTTGCCGAGCAGGAAGAGAGCGACGAGTTTATCCGCCGCCATATCGGTCCGAGCACCGAGGAACAGGCGGTCATGCTGAAGGCCCTCGGTTACGAGAGTCTCGACGCCCTGATCGACGATGCCATTCCGCCGAAGATCCGCTCCAAGGACCCGCTCGCCCTGCCGCCGGCCCAGACCGAAAGCGCCGTGCTGCAGAAGCTCCGGCAATATGCCAACAACAACGTGCTGAACCGGTCGCTGATCGGCATGGGCTATTACGGCACACGGGTCCCGGCCGTGATCCAGCGCAACATCCTGGAGAACCCCGCCTGGTACACGGCCTATACGCCCTACCAGCCGGAAATCAGCCAGGGCCGGCTGGAAATGCTGCTCAATTTCCAGACCATGATCGCGGACCTGACCGGGCTCGAGATCGCCAACGCCTCCCTGCTCGACGAGGGCACCGCGGCGGCCGAGGCCATGGCCTTCTGCCAGAAAGCCTCCAAGAACAAGGGCATGGTCTTCTTCGCCTCCGAAAACTGCCATCCGCAGACCATCGACGTGCTGAAGACCCGCGCCGAGCCGATCGGCGTTTCCGTCGTCGTCGGCAATGTAAACGATGGATTGCCGGAAGACGCCTTCGCCGTGCTGCTCCAGTACCCGGACACCTACGGCGCGGTCGCGGACTATGCCACCGTGGTCGAGAAGGCCCATGCCCAGGGCGCGCTCGCCGTGGTCGCGGCGGACCTGCTTGCCCTGACCCAGCTCACCCCACCGGGCGAGTTCGGCGCCGACGTCGCGATCGGCACCAGCCAGCGCTTCGGCGTACCGCTCGGCTTCGGCGGCCCGCACGCCGCCTATTTCGCGACGAAGGACGAGTACAAGCGCTCGATCCCCGGCCGTATCGTCGGCGTCTCGGTCGACCGCAACGGCGACAAGGCCTATCGCCTCGCGCTGCAGACCCGCGAGCAGCATATCCGGCGTGAGAAGGCGACCAGCAACATCTGTACGGCCCAGGTCCTGCTCGCGGTCATGGCCGCCGCCTATGCCTGCTATCACGGGCCCGACGGGCTGCGGAAGATCGGCCGGCGAGTGCATCGCCGGACCGCGATCCTGGCCCAGGGCCTGCGCGATCTCGGCTACAAGATCGCCCATGACAGTTTCTTCGACACGATCCTCGTCGAAACCGACGACTGGACCGGCTCCGTCGTCGAGGCGGCGCGGATCGAGGGCGTGAACCTGCGGATCTTCGAGGACAACAAAGTCGGGATCTCGCTCGACGAGACGTGCACCAGAGAGCTGGTCGAGCGTCTCTGGGCCATGATGGCCTTCGACTCGATGAAGGAACTGACCTACGAGGAGGTCTCCGGCCGCACGCCGGACGCGCTTCCGGAGAAGCTGCTGCGCAAGAGCGATTTCCTCACCCACCCCGCCTTCAATACCTACCATTCCGAGACCGAGATGCTGCGCTATCTGCGCCGCCTCGCGGACAAGGACGTGGCGCTCGACCGCTCGATGATCCCGCTCGGTTCCTGCACCATGAAGCTGAACGCGACCACCGAGATGATCCCGGTCACCTGGGCCGCCTTCTCCGACATCCATCCTTTCGCCCCGCGCGACCAGGTCGAGGGCTATCACCAGATGATCTCGGAGCTGGAGCGGATGCTGGCGGAGATCACCGGCTATGCCGCCGTCTCGCTGCAGCCGAACGCCGGCTCCCAGGGCGAATATGCCGGCCTGCTGGCGATCCGCGCCTATCACGAGAGCCGGGGCGACAGCGGACGCAACATCTGCCTGATCCCGAGCTCGGCCCACGGCACCAACCCGGCCTCCGCCGCGATGGCGGGCATGAAAGTCGTGGTCGTCAAATGCGACGAGAACGGCAACGTGGACATGGAGGACCTGAAGGCGAAGGCGGAGCAGCACAGCGCCAGCCTCGCGGCCCTCATGGTCACCTACCCCTCGACCCACGGCGTCTTCGAGGAGACCATCACCGAGATCTGCGACCTGATCCACGAGCATGGCGGGCAGGTCTATATGGACGGCGCCAACCTCAATGCCATGGTGGGCGTCTGCAAGCCGGGCAAGTTCGGCTCCGACGTCAGCCACCTCAACCTGCACAAGACCTTCTGCATCCCGCATGGCGGCGGCGGCCCCGGTGTCGGCCCGATCGGCGTCGGCGCCCATCTCGCCCCGTTCCTGCCCGGCCACCGCACGCTCGGCGCGCCGGAAAGCGCGATCGGCCCGGTCAGCGCGGCGCCCTATGGCAGCGCCGGCATCCTGCCGATCTCCTGGTCCTATATCGAGCTGATGGGCGCCAACGGCCTCCGCAGCGCGACCGAGGTGGCGATCCTCTCGGCGAACTACGTCGCCCGCCGGCTCGAGGAGCATTATCCGGTGCTCTACAAGGGCAAGAAGGGTCTCGTCGCGCATGAATGCATCATCGACCTGCGCCCGCTGAAGGACGCGACCGGCGTCACCGTCGAGGACGTCGCCAAGCGGCTGATGGATTACGGCTTCCACGCCCCGACCATGTCCTTCCCGGTCGCCGGCACGCTGATGATCGAGCCGACCGAGAGCGAGCCGCTCTCCGAGCTGGAGCGGTTCTGCGAGGCGATGATCGCGATCCGCGGCGAGATCCGCGAGATCGAGGAGGGCAAGCTGACCCACGAGGAAAGCCCGCTCGCCTTCGCGCCGCATACCGCGTCCGACCTGCTGGCCGATGATTGGGACCGGAAATATTCCCGCGAACGCGGCGCCTTCCCGGTGAAATCCCTCCGCGAGGCGAAATACTGGCCGCCGGTCGCCCGGATCGACCAGGCCTACGGGGACAAGAACCTGATCTGCTCCTGCCCGCCGCTCGAGGCCTATCAGGACGCGGCAGAGTAA